From one bacterium Scap17 genomic stretch:
- a CDS encoding IS5 family transposase (programmed frameshift), which translates to MAGRYEISDSQWQLIEDIVSPAQSMGRPRKDDRQMLNGIFWALCSGAKWRDLPERYGPWSTVYARFRQWRDDGTFEAVLSRLQLQLREDGLMDLETWMIDSTAVRATRASAGGGKKGGSEEPLDHALGRSRGGITTKIHMICDRLGWPIAFTLSGGQESDTRYFMPTLERVHLPGSLGRPRKRCRYIVADKGYDSDELRRYCDRVRIKPIIAQRRMKRKPRPGLPRGFDKPMYRQRNIVERSFSWLKEFRRIATRYEKLARSFYAMVCLACIRRCLRADFSYRT; encoded by the exons ATGGCAGGACGATACGAAATCTCAGATAGCCAATGGCAGTTGATCGAAGACATTGTCTCACCGGCTCAATCGATGGGCAGGCCCAGGAAAGACGACAGACAGATGCTGAACGGCATCTTTTGGGCCCTCTGCTCTGGTGCCAAGTGGCGTGACCTCCCCGAACGTTATGGCCCTTGGAGCACTGTCTACGCCAGGTTTCGACAATGGCGTGATGACGGCACCTTTGAGGCAGTCTTGTCGCGTCTTCAACTCCAGCTTCGCGAAGATGGCCTGATGGATCTCGAGACCTGGATGATCGACTCAACCGCCGTTCGTGCAACACGTGCCTCCGCTGGTGGAGGCA AAAAAGGGGGATCTGAAGAACCCTTAGACCATGCGTTGGGCCGGAGTCGTGGGGGCATCACGACCAAAATTCATATGATCTGTGATCGTCTTGGCTGGCCCATCGCTTTCACACTATCGGGAGGTCAAGAGTCGGATACCCGATACTTCATGCCCACCCTGGAAAGAGTTCATCTACCGGGGAGTCTCGGTCGGCCACGAAAACGTTGCCGCTACATCGTGGCAGACAAGGGCTATGACAGTGATGAGCTGCGCCGTTACTGCGACCGCGTTCGTATCAAGCCGATCATCGCCCAACGAAGGATGAAGCGAAAACCCCGTCCAGGCCTTCCACGGGGTTTCGATAAACCCATGTACCGTCAGCGAAACATCGTGGAGCGCTCTTTCAGTTGGCTGAAAGAGTTCCGTCGTATTGCGACGCGGTACGAGAAGTTGGCCCGTAGCTTTTATGCGATGGTATGCCTAGCTTGCATACGTCGCTGCCTACGAGCTGATTTTTCGTACAGAACCTAG
- a CDS encoding SDR family oxidoreductase, whose amino-acid sequence MSDVKRTQADGEKIVLITGASSGIGEATARTLVKAGHKVVATARRKERLDALVDELGSDKVLAIAADATDYDQLAKVVEQAVAQHGRLDVAFANAGTGISQPGTENGDPEEWKRVIDININALLWTAHATLPHLRESKGHFILTSSVAGRANHAGSIYSSSKWFAYGFGQNLAMEMAEWQGRCTTITPGMVNTAFFDQPKPDKLDPQDVADAVLYAISASPRANIREVHLMPTY is encoded by the coding sequence ATGAGTGATGTGAAGCGGACACAAGCCGACGGGGAAAAGATCGTACTGATCACCGGTGCCTCCAGCGGTATCGGTGAGGCCACCGCACGTACACTGGTCAAGGCCGGGCACAAGGTTGTCGCGACTGCCCGTCGCAAGGAGCGCCTCGATGCGCTCGTCGATGAACTGGGCAGCGACAAGGTGCTGGCGATTGCCGCTGATGCGACGGACTACGATCAGCTCGCCAAGGTCGTCGAGCAGGCCGTGGCCCAGCATGGTCGTCTGGACGTTGCGTTCGCCAATGCCGGTACCGGCATCAGCCAGCCAGGCACCGAGAACGGCGATCCCGAGGAGTGGAAGCGAGTCATCGACATCAATATCAATGCGCTGCTGTGGACCGCCCACGCGACCCTGCCGCATCTGAGAGAGAGCAAGGGTCACTTCATCCTCACCAGTTCCGTGGCCGGTCGCGCCAACCATGCGGGCTCCATCTACAGCTCCAGCAAGTGGTTCGCCTACGGCTTCGGCCAGAACCTGGCGATGGAAATGGCCGAGTGGCAGGGCCGCTGCACCACCATTACTCCGGGCATGGTCAATACCGCCTTCTTCGACCAGCCCAAGCCGGACAAGCTGGACCCGCAGGATGTGGCGGATGCCGTGCTCTACGCCATCAGCGCCTCGCCGCGTGCCAATATCCGCGAAGTGCATCTGATGCCAACTTACTGA
- a CDS encoding LysR family transcriptional regulator — MKLNYDLNLLRTFHALYLEQNVTRAGERLHLSQPSVSAALSRLRELFNDPLFIRDHQRMRPTEKADHLFPTIEAALTDLDGLINSERHFDHTTESRHFEIAANDYFEVLILPQLATILRKQAPGITIQIRRLSQDMSEAGVMSGTTDLAFGRQVDPPENLVVREVITEGIDCLVGNGHPLLERLDDEGRMTKADFEHHAHVLVQPHTRLKSGIFKQLEGQGLKREVALAVTYFMAVPSLLERSPLIASLPSGLCDHFSRQFAVTRVAPPVAFASFPFHLSWHRRYQKDQAHRWIREQIIECCQRLAQG, encoded by the coding sequence ATGAAGCTCAACTACGACCTCAACCTCCTGCGCACCTTCCATGCGCTGTATCTGGAGCAGAACGTCACGCGCGCCGGCGAGCGTCTGCATCTGAGTCAGCCTTCGGTGAGCGCGGCGCTCTCCAGGCTGCGCGAGCTGTTCAATGACCCGCTGTTCATCCGCGACCACCAGCGCATGCGCCCTACCGAGAAGGCCGACCACCTGTTCCCGACCATCGAGGCGGCGCTGACCGATCTCGATGGCCTGATCAACAGCGAGCGACACTTCGACCACACCACCGAGAGCCGTCACTTCGAGATTGCCGCGAATGACTACTTTGAGGTGCTGATCCTGCCGCAACTGGCGACGATCCTGCGTAAACAGGCACCGGGCATCACCATTCAGATACGCCGCCTCTCGCAGGACATGAGTGAAGCCGGCGTGATGAGCGGCACGACGGACCTCGCCTTCGGGCGTCAGGTCGACCCGCCCGAGAATCTGGTGGTCAGGGAAGTGATCACGGAGGGCATCGACTGCCTGGTCGGCAACGGGCATCCGCTATTGGAGCGTCTGGATGATGAAGGCCGCATGACGAAGGCGGATTTCGAGCACCACGCCCACGTGTTGGTGCAACCTCATACCCGCCTGAAAAGCGGCATCTTCAAGCAGCTCGAGGGCCAGGGGCTCAAGCGTGAGGTAGCCCTGGCGGTCACCTACTTCATGGCCGTGCCCTCTCTGCTGGAGCGCTCGCCGCTGATCGCGAGTCTGCCTAGCGGCCTTTGTGACCACTTCAGCCGTCAATTTGCCGTCACCCGTGTGGCACCACCCGTGGCCTTCGCCTCCTTCCCCTTCCATCTGAGCTGGCATCGCCGCTATCAGAAGGACCAGGCGCACCGCTGGATCCGCGAGCAGATCATCGAATGCTGTCAGCGTCTGGCACAGGGATAG
- a CDS encoding ABC transporter substrate-binding protein: protein MPAAQAHESHSSQADTHTSSPARDVTETTAQYPLTIQHAFGTTVIENKPQRIATVAWANHEVPLALGVVPVGFPRQGFGDDDGDGMMPWVKTRLEALGGDASVLREDGRTPDIEALAASKPDVILAAYSGLSEDDYARLSEIAPVVARPGPRWSSSWRDMIRLDSAGMGMAAEGEALIERLEAQVAENVASHPEIQGKSAIILRYIDPEDPTRIAFYNDNDTRLRFLAELGLTSPSFVSASASDGKIGGRVPPQQLAELADVDILLTYGGQALIERLNQHLADNDLPTFSNDRVILLENDPMGTAANPTPLSMPAVLDAYIAELSRAAEAAKD from the coding sequence ATGCCTGCCGCCCAGGCACACGAGTCACACTCTTCACAGGCTGACACCCACACCTCCTCGCCTGCCCGAGATGTCACCGAGACAACGGCTCAGTATCCACTCACGATCCAACATGCTTTCGGCACGACCGTCATCGAGAATAAGCCCCAACGTATCGCCACCGTCGCCTGGGCCAATCATGAAGTGCCGTTGGCACTGGGCGTCGTGCCGGTGGGCTTCCCCCGCCAGGGGTTCGGAGATGATGATGGCGACGGCATGATGCCGTGGGTCAAGACACGTCTCGAGGCCTTGGGCGGGGATGCCTCTGTGTTGCGTGAGGATGGCAGAACCCCCGATATCGAGGCACTGGCAGCGAGCAAACCGGATGTCATTCTCGCTGCCTACTCAGGATTGAGCGAAGACGATTATGCAAGACTCAGCGAGATAGCCCCCGTGGTGGCGCGTCCGGGCCCGCGCTGGTCTTCCAGCTGGCGTGACATGATTCGCCTCGACAGTGCCGGCATGGGCATGGCTGCCGAGGGCGAAGCGCTGATCGAGCGTCTCGAGGCGCAGGTCGCCGAGAATGTCGCAAGCCATCCGGAGATCCAGGGCAAATCGGCCATCATTCTGCGCTATATTGATCCCGAAGATCCGACCCGGATCGCCTTCTACAACGACAACGATACTCGGCTGCGCTTCCTTGCCGAGCTGGGGCTGACCTCCCCGTCCTTCGTGTCGGCAAGTGCCAGCGACGGCAAGATTGGCGGGCGGGTGCCCCCGCAGCAACTGGCGGAACTGGCCGACGTCGATATCCTCCTGACCTATGGCGGCCAGGCGCTGATCGAGCGCCTCAACCAACACCTCGCGGACAATGACCTGCCTACCTTCAGCAATGACAGGGTCATCCTGCTGGAGAATGACCCGATGGGCACGGCGGCCAACCCGACACCCCTCTCGATGCCGGCAGTGCTGGATGCCTATATCGCCGAGCTGTCGCGTGCCGCAGAAGCCGCTAAGGACTGA
- a CDS encoding IS30 family transposase, which yields MSYSELSITDRATIQVCLSQGLSLRAIARCLSRSPSTISREIRRNSVPGNDYRAERAQVSRLKRRRFCRPKRKLSIGSERFRLVEYLLRRYLSPEQIAGKLRHMNLPKLEDAYVCRETIYTAIYALPVGQLRKELIHCLRHGKSTRKPRRGETDRRGQIPDMVSIHLRPPEVDKREMPGHWEGDLIKGKGNASAVGTLVELSSGYLILAKMHDATATSAVEGFSAALNRMPLAARKTLTYDQGREMARHAAITQNTGVAIYFCDPHSPWQRGSNENINGLIRQYLPKGTDLSLTSQEELDAIAFELNMRPRKRFDFKCPIEVMNELMAKHNEAPPSIQ from the coding sequence ATGTCATACTCAGAACTCAGCATCACCGATCGTGCCACTATCCAGGTTTGCCTCTCTCAAGGCCTGAGCCTCCGAGCCATTGCTCGATGCCTAAGTCGTTCTCCCTCCACTATCAGCCGCGAAATTCGCCGAAATAGTGTACCGGGCAACGACTACCGAGCTGAACGCGCGCAAGTGTCGCGACTCAAGCGTCGGCGCTTTTGCCGGCCCAAGCGAAAGCTTTCCATCGGTAGTGAGCGGTTCAGGCTTGTCGAGTACCTTCTTCGTCGCTACTTGTCTCCTGAGCAGATCGCCGGCAAGCTTCGACACATGAATTTACCCAAGCTTGAAGACGCCTACGTCTGTCGCGAGACGATTTACACCGCCATCTATGCGCTGCCGGTTGGGCAACTACGCAAAGAGCTCATCCATTGCCTGCGGCATGGCAAAAGTACGCGTAAGCCTCGCCGTGGTGAGACGGACCGGCGAGGTCAGATCCCCGACATGGTCAGCATCCACCTTCGCCCGCCCGAGGTGGACAAGCGCGAGATGCCTGGGCATTGGGAAGGCGACCTGATCAAGGGAAAAGGCAATGCCTCAGCGGTTGGCACTCTTGTAGAGCTCAGTAGCGGATACTTGATACTGGCAAAGATGCATGATGCGACTGCGACCTCAGCCGTAGAGGGCTTCAGTGCCGCGCTGAACAGAATGCCATTGGCAGCACGAAAAACCCTGACGTATGACCAAGGACGAGAGATGGCCAGACATGCCGCTATCACGCAAAATACTGGCGTCGCCATCTACTTCTGTGATCCCCATAGCCCTTGGCAAAGAGGCAGCAACGAGAATATCAATGGCCTTATTCGCCAGTATCTCCCCAAGGGAACGGATCTGTCACTGACCAGTCAGGAAGAGCTGGATGCCATTGCCTTCGAGCTGAATATGCGGCCTCGAAAACGCTTCGACTTCAAATGCCCTATCGAGGTGATGAATGAACTGATGGCAAAGCACAATGAAGCACCACCCTCAATTCAATAG
- a CDS encoding IS481 family transposase: MDIKLHKQATTTPKIRADIQAAPSSMTNKDLARQFGVSVSTIQRWRYRDDVLDRSHTRHNLLATLTSEQEEIVIAARELLRLGLDDLLVVAREFLNPNLSRSALQRMLKRRDVPTLAKLARQDAKEDEKPKHRPFKDYEPGYVHIDIKHLPQMPDEDQKRYLYVAIDRATRWVYLEVRSSQSAKDAQAFMKRAEEEAPFTIRTVLTDNGKSFTDRFTVGGERKPSGNHLFDQECQNHGIEHRLIRPGRPQTNGMVERFNGRISDVLATRRYDSSEDLEQTLERYCWLYNHHIPQKALHHKAPIAAMKEWQVERPELFTQAIVNQTEPDKY, translated from the coding sequence ATGGACATCAAGCTGCATAAGCAAGCGACGACGACACCGAAAATCCGTGCCGACATCCAAGCAGCTCCTTCGAGCATGACGAACAAAGATCTCGCTCGTCAGTTCGGGGTCAGCGTCTCAACTATACAGCGCTGGCGCTATCGTGATGATGTCCTGGATCGCTCCCACACACGTCATAACCTACTCGCGACTCTGACCTCAGAACAGGAAGAGATCGTCATTGCCGCTCGTGAACTGCTTCGCTTGGGGCTCGATGATCTACTTGTCGTTGCTCGGGAATTCCTGAACCCCAATCTGTCGCGTTCCGCGCTTCAGCGCATGCTCAAACGACGTGATGTACCGACTCTCGCCAAGCTGGCGCGTCAAGATGCGAAGGAGGACGAGAAGCCCAAGCATCGGCCTTTCAAGGATTATGAGCCCGGGTATGTGCACATTGATATCAAGCACCTGCCCCAAATGCCTGACGAAGATCAGAAGCGTTATCTCTACGTCGCGATTGATCGTGCCACTCGGTGGGTGTATCTGGAGGTCAGATCAAGTCAATCTGCAAAGGACGCCCAGGCGTTCATGAAGCGTGCAGAAGAGGAGGCTCCCTTCACGATTCGAACCGTGCTCACGGACAATGGTAAATCCTTTACCGATCGCTTCACCGTGGGTGGCGAACGTAAGCCCAGTGGAAATCATCTTTTCGATCAGGAATGTCAGAACCATGGTATTGAGCATCGATTGATCAGGCCAGGCAGACCCCAAACGAACGGGATGGTGGAGCGCTTCAATGGGCGTATCAGCGATGTTCTGGCGACTCGGCGTTATGACTCAAGTGAGGATTTAGAACAGACACTCGAGCGTTATTGCTGGCTCTATAACCACCACATTCCTCAGAAGGCACTACACCACAAAGCGCCTATAGCAGCAATGAAGGAGTGGCAGGTCGAACGACCTGAGCTGTTTACGCAAGCTATAGTCAATCAGACGGAACCCGACAAGTATTAA
- a CDS encoding TonB-dependent siderophore receptor, protein MTIVGEAQGGTTEETQAYTVDSSTSANGLTLSPRETPQSVSFLTRQQMDDEALTSTTEAVKRLPGVSSNRLDGTRASFQSRGYTIRNFQFDGQQSNTSGFWPFGDAEWDTAIYDRVEVVRGATGLMTGVGDPSATVNFVRKKPLDEAAASVTGAVGSWDRRRGVVDVSTPLDDAGKVGVRFVAAKDRSDSFMDDVENDRETLYGVIAAELTPDTELNVGVEYQRYDQDGAYLGVPLYYTDGTRTDFDQSTANNTEWAHFFTENTRGFADLTHYFSNGWKATAAYSHGDANYGLTYNYRGGYVDRDNGILYYDTNRQVPTASYLVDYRGDRTQKNLNLSAEGPFELFGREHQLGFGYMQLKEEYEIWSRTPAGSVPALGSFTDRDDPALAEPEWGEWGLTDDTETQQEGFYTVTRFSLADPVHLILGARLTDWEIDQDYRGERSYEYNDEFTPYAGLIVDITDNLTAYTSYTQIFNTQSERAPDGALLDPLEGTSYEAGLKAELFDDRADVSFAVFRSEQDNLAVEIPGVYVEGTTDQAYTESDGAVVEGFELEVAGEVAPGINLSASYALVDAEDSDGTQLNTSYPRQQAKVYATWQLPGDWSRLTLGAGGTWQGDTYKGTDTPTGTAKVGQGDVFLANAMARYRFNDNFSTQLNVSNLFDEEYYTQQGFYSQYLYGAPRSALLSMTYDF, encoded by the coding sequence ATGACCATCGTCGGCGAGGCGCAAGGCGGTACCACGGAAGAGACTCAGGCCTATACGGTCGACTCCAGCACCAGTGCCAATGGCCTGACGCTGTCACCGCGCGAGACACCGCAGTCTGTCAGCTTTCTGACCCGCCAGCAGATGGACGACGAGGCGCTGACCAGCACCACTGAAGCCGTCAAGCGCCTGCCGGGCGTATCCTCCAATCGCCTCGATGGCACACGCGCCAGCTTCCAGTCACGCGGCTATACCATCCGCAATTTCCAGTTCGATGGCCAGCAGAGCAACACCAGCGGCTTCTGGCCCTTCGGCGACGCCGAGTGGGATACCGCCATCTATGATCGCGTCGAAGTCGTCCGCGGCGCCACCGGCCTGATGACTGGCGTGGGCGACCCGTCCGCCACCGTCAACTTCGTGCGCAAGAAGCCGCTGGACGAAGCCGCCGCCAGCGTGACAGGCGCTGTCGGCAGCTGGGACCGTCGACGTGGCGTGGTGGATGTCAGCACGCCTCTGGATGATGCCGGCAAGGTCGGCGTGCGCTTCGTGGCCGCCAAGGACCGCTCCGACAGCTTCATGGATGATGTCGAGAATGACCGCGAGACCCTCTACGGGGTGATCGCCGCGGAACTGACGCCGGACACCGAGCTGAACGTCGGGGTCGAGTATCAGCGCTACGACCAAGACGGTGCCTATCTGGGCGTGCCGCTCTACTACACCGACGGCACGCGCACCGACTTCGATCAGTCGACCGCCAACAACACCGAGTGGGCGCACTTCTTCACCGAGAATACGCGCGGCTTCGCCGACCTGACCCACTACTTCTCCAACGGCTGGAAGGCGACCGCCGCCTATAGTCATGGCGATGCCAACTACGGCCTGACCTACAACTACCGTGGCGGCTATGTGGATCGTGACAACGGCATCCTCTACTACGACACCAATCGCCAGGTGCCAACGGCCTCCTATCTGGTCGACTACCGCGGGGACCGCACCCAGAAGAATCTCAACCTGAGTGCCGAGGGCCCCTTCGAGCTGTTTGGCCGTGAGCACCAGCTGGGCTTCGGCTACATGCAGCTCAAGGAAGAGTACGAGATCTGGAGCCGCACCCCGGCGGGCAGCGTACCGGCGCTGGGCAGCTTCACTGATCGTGACGACCCGGCACTGGCCGAGCCCGAATGGGGCGAGTGGGGCCTGACGGACGACACCGAGACCCAGCAGGAAGGCTTCTACACTGTCACGCGTTTCTCGCTGGCAGACCCCGTGCACCTGATCCTCGGTGCCCGCCTGACGGATTGGGAGATCGACCAAGACTATCGCGGTGAGCGCAGCTACGAGTACAACGACGAGTTCACGCCCTATGCCGGCCTGATCGTCGATATCACCGACAACCTCACCGCCTACACGAGCTATACGCAGATCTTCAACACCCAGAGTGAGCGTGCCCCCGATGGCGCCCTGCTCGATCCGCTGGAAGGCACCAGCTATGAAGCGGGCCTGAAGGCCGAGCTGTTCGATGACCGCGCCGACGTGTCCTTCGCCGTCTTCCGCAGCGAGCAGGACAATCTGGCCGTCGAGATTCCGGGCGTCTATGTCGAAGGCACCACCGATCAGGCCTATACCGAGTCAGACGGTGCCGTGGTCGAAGGCTTCGAGCTGGAAGTGGCCGGTGAAGTCGCGCCGGGCATCAACCTCTCCGCCAGCTACGCACTGGTGGATGCCGAGGACTCCGATGGCACCCAGCTCAATACCAGCTATCCGCGCCAGCAGGCCAAGGTCTATGCCACCTGGCAGCTGCCCGGCGACTGGTCACGCCTGACCCTGGGCGCCGGCGGCACTTGGCAGGGGGATACCTACAAGGGGACCGACACGCCCACCGGTACCGCCAAGGTCGGCCAAGGCGATGTCTTCCTCGCCAACGCCATGGCGCGCTATCGCTTCAATGACAACTTCAGCACCCAGCTCAACGTGTCCAACCTCTTCGATGAGGAGTACTACACGCAGCAGGGCTTCTACAGCCAGTACCTGTACGGCGCGCCGCGTAGTGCGTTGCTGAGCATGACCTACGACTTCTGA
- a CDS encoding type 1 glutamine amidotransferase domain-containing protein yields the protein MSKVLVVVTSHDTLGDTGKKTGFWLEELAAPYYVMKDAGIEVTLASPKGGQPPLDPASQGEDFQTDATRRFDKDAAAQQDLATTAVLADMKVEDFDAIFYPGGHGPLWDLTNDADSIRLIEQFHAAGKPVSSVCHAPAVLLNARKPDGTPFVDGVRVTGFTNGEEESVGLTNVVPFLVEDALQQKGGIYEKKADFTSFAIQDGLIITGQNPMSSEGVAELLIDSLKK from the coding sequence ATGAGCAAGGTTCTGGTAGTAGTGACCTCCCACGATACGCTGGGTGACACGGGCAAGAAGACGGGCTTCTGGCTGGAAGAGCTGGCGGCTCCCTACTACGTCATGAAGGACGCCGGCATCGAGGTGACGCTGGCCTCTCCCAAGGGCGGTCAGCCGCCGCTGGACCCGGCAAGCCAAGGCGAGGATTTCCAGACGGATGCCACGCGTCGCTTCGACAAGGATGCCGCTGCTCAGCAGGATCTCGCCACCACCGCCGTACTGGCAGACATGAAGGTCGAAGACTTCGACGCCATCTTCTACCCGGGCGGCCACGGTCCGCTGTGGGACCTGACCAACGACGCGGATTCCATCCGTCTGATCGAGCAGTTCCATGCGGCTGGCAAGCCGGTCAGCTCCGTCTGCCACGCCCCGGCAGTGCTGCTGAACGCCCGCAAGCCTGATGGCACTCCCTTCGTGGATGGCGTGCGTGTCACCGGCTTCACCAATGGCGAAGAAGAAAGCGTCGGTCTCACCAATGTCGTGCCGTTCCTGGTGGAAGATGCCTTGCAGCAGAAAGGCGGCATCTATGAGAAGAAGGCCGATTTCACCTCCTTCGCGATTCAGGATGGCCTGATCATCACCGGTCAGAACCCGATGTCCTCCGAAGGTGTCGCTGAGTTGCTGATCGACAGCCTCAAGAAGTAA